One genomic segment of Candidatus Omnitrophota bacterium includes these proteins:
- the hypE gene encoding hydrogenase expression/formation protein HypE: protein MANITLAHGSGGRLMHELIRKKILGVYGNPVLNRMADAAVLELDKKRIAFTTDSFVVKPLIFKGGDIGKLAVCGTVNDLAVSGALPLYISCSLIIEEGLSEGLLMRFIASMKKEARTAGVEVVTGDIKVVEKGNCDGIFINTSGIGVVKYSRELSVRRIKPGDKVIINGTIADHGTAVMLARNDLGFKSGPKSDCASLNGLILMVLNKCSNVKFMRDPTRGGVAAVMNEIVEDAPFGIQLFEDKIPISKETASVCEILGIEPLQMANEGKVIAIVGPQDAGKALRIMKKHSLGRRGAIIGEVTKDFKGRVVLKTKVGGERIVDMPVLEVLPRIC from the coding sequence ATGGCAAATATAACACTGGCGCACGGAAGCGGCGGGCGCTTGATGCACGAGCTGATAAGAAAGAAGATCCTGGGAGTCTATGGAAACCCCGTCCTAAACCGTATGGCCGATGCCGCCGTTTTGGAATTGGATAAAAAGAGAATAGCGTTTACCACGGACTCTTTTGTGGTAAAACCCCTCATCTTTAAAGGCGGCGATATCGGAAAGCTTGCCGTATGCGGCACGGTAAATGACCTTGCCGTATCCGGGGCTCTTCCTCTATATATATCGTGCTCACTTATTATAGAAGAAGGCCTGTCGGAGGGGCTTTTGATGAGATTTATAGCTTCCATGAAAAAAGAGGCGAGGACTGCAGGTGTGGAGGTGGTGACGGGCGACATAAAAGTCGTTGAAAAGGGAAATTGCGACGGTATATTTATCAACACAAGCGGCATAGGCGTAGTAAAATATAGCCGCGAACTATCCGTAAGGAGAATAAAGCCTGGCGATAAGGTCATAATAAACGGCACTATAGCCGACCACGGTACTGCGGTTATGCTGGCGCGCAATGATTTGGGCTTTAAGAGCGGGCCGAAGAGTGACTGCGCCTCGCTGAACGGATTGATATTGATGGTGCTCAATAAATGTAGTAATGTAAAATTTATGCGCGATCCTACGAGGGGTGGAGTGGCAGCGGTGATGAACGAGATCGTTGAGGACGCCCCTTTTGGCATACAGCTTTTTGAGGATAAGATCCCCATTAGCAAAGAGACCGCCTCCGTTTGTGAGATACTGGGTATCGAACCGCTACAGATGGCGAACGAAGGCAAGGTTATCGCGATAGTAGGGCCGCAGGATGCCGGGAAAGCGCTTCGCATAATGAAAAAGCACTCACTCGGCAGGCGCGGGGCCATAATCGGCGAGGTGACAAAAGATTTCAAGGGCAGGGTCGTTTTAAAAACAAAGGTCGGAGGCGAGCGCATCGTCGACATGCCGGTTTTAGAAGTGCTGCCGCGGATTTGCTGA
- a CDS encoding UPF0280 family protein, translating to MYEKRFYRDWVKEGDLKAFEVKLFETDLLILADRILKIEAEKIVYAYRRDLLDYIDKNKSFKESFKPIEMDEKAPAIAKDMIKKSAIAGVGPMAGIAGAMAEYTARGLLEYSSEIIIENGGDIFMNSAKDRTMSVFAGKSPLSGKIKIRLLAEKMPLGIATSSATVGHSISFGKADAALIISHDAVLADCVATEACNLAKSADDLTKAIDYAKSINGVLGALIILGDKMASWGDIELA from the coding sequence ATGTACGAAAAACGGTTCTACAGAGATTGGGTGAAAGAGGGCGATTTGAAGGCGTTCGAGGTCAAGTTGTTCGAGACAGACCTTCTGATCCTGGCCGACAGAATCCTTAAGATAGAGGCGGAAAAGATAGTTTACGCTTACCGCAGGGATCTCTTGGATTACATAGATAAAAATAAGTCCTTCAAAGAATCATTTAAGCCGATAGAGATGGACGAAAAGGCGCCCGCGATAGCGAAAGACATGATAAAAAAGTCCGCGATTGCGGGAGTCGGGCCTATGGCCGGTATTGCGGGAGCGATGGCTGAATATACGGCTCGCGGACTCCTTGAATATTCTTCCGAGATAATCATTGAAAACGGCGGCGATATATTTATGAATTCGGCTAAGGACCGCACGATGTCAGTATTTGCCGGTAAATCGCCGCTTTCAGGCAAAATAAAAATAAGGCTTCTAGCCGAAAAAATGCCGCTGGGTATAGCGACATCGAGTGCTACGGTGGGTCATTCGATTAGTTTCGGGAAGGCCGACGCAGCGCTTATAATTTCGCATGATGCGGTACTTGCCGACTGTGTTGCGACAGAGGCATGCAACCTGGCAAAATCGGCCGACGATCTTACGAAGGCAATAGATTACGCCAAGTCGATAAACGGCGTGCTTGGCGCATTGATCATATTGGGCGATAAAATGGCCAGTTGGGGAGATATCGAGCTGGCTTAA
- the hypD gene encoding hydrogenase formation protein HypD — protein sequence MKYIDEFRDLKLAKNLSAKIEKLARGRGRYNFMEVCGTHTNTFYRFGLAKLLPENIRLISGPGCPVCVTDASYIDSAITLAGSGDTIITTFGDMIKVPGSKSSLYRERAKGRNIRIVYSSLDALRIAEENPSKDVIFLGVGFETTAPTVAMAIIEAKKRRVRNFFVYSAHKLIPPAMTAILKDKNVALDGFILPAHVSSIIGADGYKFLKKFNIPGVIAGFEPLDMLQGILLLVMDVNSGKAGIVNEYNRVVHKRGNKRAQEVMQRIFAPCDSVWRGIGRIPKSGLAIRGEFSDFDAEKRFGVKKVKIPIDRRCLCGEVIKGVKLPEDCRLFRKVCTPDNPKGPCMVSSEGTCGIHFRYK from the coding sequence ATGAAATATATAGACGAATTCAGAGACTTAAAATTGGCAAAGAACTTGTCGGCGAAGATAGAGAAACTCGCCAGGGGCCGCGGCCGCTACAATTTTATGGAGGTCTGCGGCACGCATACGAATACTTTTTACCGTTTCGGGCTGGCAAAACTTTTGCCTGAAAATATCCGCCTCATATCGGGCCCCGGGTGCCCCGTATGCGTTACGGACGCATCTTACATAGACAGCGCGATTACTTTGGCAGGATCAGGCGATACCATAATCACGACTTTCGGCGATATGATCAAAGTGCCGGGTTCTAAATCGTCGCTTTACCGCGAAAGAGCAAAGGGCCGGAATATAAGAATAGTATATTCGTCGCTCGATGCCTTAAGGATAGCCGAAGAGAACCCTTCTAAAGACGTAATATTTTTAGGCGTCGGTTTTGAAACGACCGCGCCAACGGTGGCTATGGCTATTATAGAGGCAAAAAAAAGGCGCGTCAGGAACTTTTTTGTGTACTCCGCGCATAAACTTATACCGCCGGCGATGACAGCCATATTGAAGGATAAAAATGTGGCGTTGGACGGCTTTATCCTGCCCGCCCACGTCAGTTCCATAATAGGCGCCGACGGCTATAAATTCCTTAAGAAATTTAATATTCCCGGAGTTATTGCCGGGTTTGAACCGCTCGATATGCTTCAAGGCATACTTTTGCTTGTCATGGATGTGAATTCCGGTAAAGCAGGAATAGTAAACGAGTATAATAGAGTGGTACATAAACGCGGCAACAAAAGAGCGCAGGAAGTAATGCAGAGGATCTTTGCGCCGTGCGATTCTGTTTGGCGCGGTATAGGCCGAATACCGAAGAGCGGCCTCGCGATACGCGGCGAATTTTCGGACTTTGATGCCGAAAAGCGCTTTGGAGTCAAAAAAGTAAAGATTCCCATAGACAGGCGCTGCCTCTGTGGAGAAGTCATAAAAGGCGTAAAACTGCCCGAAGATTGCAGGTTGTTCCGAAAAGTATGCACACCCGATAATCCCAAAGGGCCATGCATGGTCTCGAGCGAGGGGACGTGCGGAATACATTTTAGATATAAGTAA
- the pyk gene encoding pyruvate kinase, which produces MTKTKIICTLGPASSDETVLRKMILAGMDVARLNFSHSKHPELIRKIKIIRLINKKYRRRIRFLGDLEGHRIRIGGLAGGAMELKKGWVVCLTQKDIKGADRCIPFDYRGPLRDIKKGQYIFIDDGNIALEVKGYSANNLTAKVVIGGILKEHKGVNIPDAKLKFGRISRNDVKNILFSKKYGLDYIAQSFVRTSKDMLAVQDVLGNRSKCRLIAKIENRDGVKNIDEIIRASDGIMIARGDMGVSLPIYEVPIIQKMIIRKCNRAGKFVITATQMLESMTENHIPTRAEVSDVANAIIDGTDFVMLSAESAIGRYPVETVRMMNSIIKFTEGYLNKLIRNI; this is translated from the coding sequence ATGACAAAGACTAAAATAATATGCACACTGGGCCCGGCATCGTCCGATGAGACGGTATTGAGAAAAATGATACTTGCCGGGATGGATGTAGCCCGACTCAACTTTTCACACTCAAAGCATCCCGAGCTCATACGTAAGATAAAAATAATCCGGCTTATAAACAAAAAATACCGCCGGCGCATAAGATTTTTAGGTGACCTGGAAGGCCATCGCATAAGGATAGGCGGCCTCGCCGGCGGCGCTATGGAGCTTAAAAAGGGCTGGGTAGTGTGCCTTACTCAAAAGGATATAAAAGGCGCTGATAGGTGCATACCATTTGACTATCGGGGGCCGCTCAGGGATATAAAGAAGGGGCAATATATATTTATAGACGATGGAAATATCGCCTTGGAAGTAAAAGGATATAGCGCGAATAACCTGACGGCAAAGGTAGTAATAGGCGGCATCCTTAAGGAGCATAAAGGCGTAAATATTCCGGATGCAAAACTTAAATTTGGCAGAATAAGCCGCAATGACGTAAAAAATATACTCTTTTCTAAAAAATATGGTCTTGACTATATAGCACAGTCGTTCGTACGCACAAGTAAAGACATGTTGGCCGTACAAGATGTGCTCGGCAATAGATCCAAGTGCCGGCTTATCGCGAAGATAGAAAATAGAGACGGTGTAAAAAATATAGATGAAATAATCAGAGCTTCAGACGGTATCATGATAGCGCGTGGGGACATGGGCGTATCTTTGCCTATTTATGAGGTGCCGATAATACAGAAGATGATAATCAGGAAATGTAATCGCGCGGGAAAATTTGTCATAACCGCTACGCAAATGCTCGAGAGTATGACAGAGAACCACATACCTACTCGCGCAGAGGTGAGCGATGTTGCCAACGCAATAATAGACGGCACGGATTTTGTCATGCTTTCGGCAGAATCGGCTATTGGAAGATATCCCGTAGAAACGGTACGCATGATGAACAGTATAATAAAATTCACAGAAGGGTATCTTAATAAGCTGATCAGAAACATTTAA
- a CDS encoding 4Fe-4S binding protein — translation MISKRIVLTFPHNLLDRPVVYKLVKDYNLIFNILQAKVTPKEEGLLILELSGNESDYEKGLKYLLGLDVKIQPLSKDVIRIEEKCTHCGACVVICPTEALVIDKKTRKVIFDSEKCIACELCVKPCPPRAMVVKF, via the coding sequence ATGATATCCAAAAGAATAGTACTGACGTTTCCGCATAATTTGCTCGATCGGCCGGTGGTTTACAAACTGGTCAAGGATTATAATCTCATATTCAACATTCTGCAGGCAAAAGTGACACCGAAAGAAGAGGGGCTTTTAATTCTTGAGCTGTCCGGCAATGAGAGCGACTACGAAAAGGGGTTGAAATATCTTCTCGGCCTGGATGTCAAGATCCAGCCGCTTAGTAAGGATGTTATAAGGATAGAAGAGAAGTGTACTCATTGCGGCGCCTGTGTCGTGATATGCCCTACGGAAGCGCTCGTCATCGATAAAAAGACGCGCAAGGTGATCTTTGACTCCGAGAAATGCATCGCCTGCGAGCTCTGCGTCAAGCCCTGCCCACCGCGTGCGATGGTGGTGAAGTTTTAA